The DNA sequence agagagagagagagagagagagagagagagagagagagagagagagagagagagagagagagagagagagagagagagagagagagagagagagagagagagagagagagagagagagagagagagagagagagagggagagagagaaggagaaagagagggagagagagagagagagagagagggagagagagaaggagagagagagggagagagagaaggagaaagagagagacagagagagggagaaagagagggagagagagagagagttctttCCATAGAAgtttgtgtgatgtgtgtgtgtggatgggagggagggaagccCCACTTGAGTCAACAAATATGAGAAAGCTGATTTTGCCAGGAAaccactgtctgtgtctgtgaaacccctgtctgtgtctgtgaaacccctgtctgtgtctgtgaaacCCCTGTCTGtgccctgtctgtgtctgtgaaacccctgtctgtgtctgtgaaacccctgtctgtgtctgtgaaacCCCTGTCTGTGTGAATCTGTGAGAgagatacgtgtgtatgtgtgtgtctgtgggcgtgtttcgtgtgtgtgtgtctgtgagcgtatttcatgtgtgtgtgtctatgagtgtgttTTGTGTTTCGCGTGTGTGCGTATCATTGCGTGTGtttcatgtgtgtgtctgtgagcatgttttgtgtgtgtgtgtgtgtgtgtgtgtgtgtgtgtctgtgagcatgTGTCGTCTGTGAGCGTGTTTCATGTTTCTGTCTGTGagcgtgttttgtgtgtgtgtgtgagcatgtttcgcgtgtgtgtgtgtgtctgtgagtgtattttgtgtgtgtctgtgagcgtgtttcgtgtgtgtctgtgagcgtgctacgtgtgtgtgtgtctgtgagtgtgtttcgtgtgtgtgtctgtgagcgtgtttcgtgtgtgtctgtgggcgtgttttgtgtgtgtgtgtgtgtctgtgagtgtgcttcgtgcgtgtgtgtgtgtgagcgtgctacgtgtgtgtgtctgtgagtgtgtttcctgtgtgtgtgtttctctgtaggtgatggcattgttatggaaggtttgggaatcgcttccttttaggtggttgtagaatttaacagctcttatctggattttgatcattagtgggtatcggcctaattctgctctgcatgcattatttggtgttttacgttgtacacagaggatatttttgaagaattctgcatgcagagtcacAATTTTGTGTTCATCCCATTTTGTGagttcttggttggtgagcggaccccagacttcACAACCATAAAGATCAATGGGCTctgtaactgattcaagtattttttgccagatcctgattgatatgttgaattttatgttccatttgatggcatagaaggcccttcttgccttgtctctcagatcgttcacaacTTACCTGTTACAGGTTACCTGTGGTATTTTttgaccttttttggaacaccattatttttgtcttactgagatgtactgtcaaggcccaggtctgtcagggcccaggtctgtcagggcccaggtctgtcagggcccaggtctgtcagggcccaggtctgtcagggcccaggtctgtcagggccgaggtctgtcagggcccaggtctgtcaaggcccaggtctgtcagggcccaggtctgtcaaggcccaggtctgtcaaggcccaggtctgtcaaggcccaggtctgtcagggcccaggtctgtcagggcccaggtctgtcaaggcccaggtctgtcagggcccaggtctgtcaaggcccaggtctgtcaagaaccaggtctgtcagggcccaggtctgtcagggcccaggtctgtcagggcccaggtctgtcaaggcccaggtctgtcagggcccaggtctgtcaaggcccaggtctgtcagggcccaggtctgtcaaggcccaggtctgtcaaggctcaggtctgtcagggcccaggtctgtcaaggcccaggtctgtcaaggcccaggtctgtcagggcccaggtctgtcagggcccaggtctgtcagggccgaggtctgtcaaggcccaggtctgtcagggcccaggtctgtcagggcccaggtctgtcaaggcccaggtctgtcagggcccaggtctgacagggcccaagtctgtcagggcccaggtctgtcagggcccaggtctgtcagggtccGGGTCTGTCAGGGCCCGGGAATGTCAGGGCCcgggtctgtcagggcccaggtctgtcagggcccaggtctgtcaaggcccaggtctgtcagggcccaggtctgtcagggcccaggtctgtcaaggcccaggtctgtcagggcccaggtctgtcagggcccaggtctgtcagggcccagggctgtcagggcccaggtctgacagaatctgtgcagaagatctagatctccaggcaggtgtttgtccgtctgtgtgctgagggtgtctgGTTCTGGTGTctcctctaggatggagaagctgtcttcattaatgtatggggattctattggggggaTACAGGTATCACacatgaggacatttttctctgagatcatttccttattaatttctagccagatgtTCCTGTTTTAactaatttaatagagtgagtAGGTCTGCTCTGTAtaaaattagcataccccctgagtctctcccctgtttcacacctggtagtttggtggatgggactaccagctctctgtaacctagaggggaaccagtgggtccgtctcctttataccatgtttcttgtaggatgacaatgtctctctctctcttcctctcctccccccatatatctcctccccccatctctctctctctcttcctctcccccatatatctcctccccccatctctctctctcttcctctcccccccccatctctctctctctcttcctctcctccccccatatatctcctccccccatctctctctctcttcctctcctcccccatatatctcctcccccatctctctctctctcttcctctcctccccccatatatctcctccccccatctctctctctctcttcctctctctctcctcccctcccccatatttttttatctctctctctcccctgtccccatctctctctccctgtccccatctctctctcccctgtccccatctctctcccctgtccccatctctctccctgtccccatctctctctcccctgtccccatctctctcccctgtccccatctctctctcccctgtccccatctctctctcctcttccccatctctctctccccatttccgtccacctctatctctctctcctcgccccatctctgtgtgtgtgtgtgtgtgtgtgtgtgtgtgtgtgtgtgtgtgtgtgtgtgtgtgtgtgtgtgtgtgtgtgtgtgtgtgtgtgtgtgtgtgtgtgtgtgtgtgtgtgtgtgtgtgtgtgtgtgtgtgtgtgtgtgtgtgggagggagggagggagggaagcccCACTTGAGTCAACCAGAAAGCTGATTTTGCCAGGAAACCCCGGTCTTGTCTTGCTGAGTTCACACCACAGAACAGGGCTTTAGAaaactgtgctgtgtgtgtacaATGTTTCTCGTAGGTtgacaatgtctctctctctctctctctctctctctctctctctctccctctcgctctctcagccctttaacccctccctccctctccatccatccatccttctgtctTTAGCAGATAGTAATTAGGGGACTAGCAGTAGTGTGGAATAGATCTCTTCTATCCATTTACATTGAATAGATGACGGTGAACACTGGGACGAAGTGTGcctgtgttccaaatggaacGCTATTcgctatatagtgtactactgtatgAGCCCTAGACAAAAGAAGTGGGGACAGTCAGTATTCTTCCCTAGTTTGGGTGTTCTTCCTCtagcctgttctgttctgtcctccacATGATTCACACACTCCCCCCTTCATGTCTCTGTTGCCTTCCCTCCCTCAGCTTACTTTTCACAGTCCCCCTCTTCCTTCACACTCCCCCATCTTCCTGACTtttctattcacacacacacacacgcacacacacacacgcactcttccctcccctccatccctttctTCACTCTTTCTCTATCTTCCTGACTcgtcttttcttctctctccccccctcttagAAACAGCAGGGTGTCCCCCTCTTGGCTCTaagtaaccctcctctctctcccccctacccccacctctcctgtcctctctctctcccccctcaacACTACTCCCCACCTCATATAACTGCCttttcacagagcagagctccacaGTCCCTAACCACCAAATAATACAGCTAGAACAACTGCAGTAGACAGCAGTTCCCTAAACAGACAGCCAAAGGAGTAACCCAACACAACCCAGAAATGACCTCAGcctggtcgtcactagttaccacagccacaaagtcataaatcCCGCCTATTTCTACCATTTCTGTTTTTAAACCTAAAcacaatcctaaccttaaccacattgctaaccttatgcctaaccttaaattaagaccaaaaagcacgtTTATGTTTTCATTCATTTCTACGATATAGctaattttgactttgtggctctGGTAACTAGTGGAACCCCCTCAGTCTGTGTAAGAACCAGATGAATACTCTGGGCTAACAGGAGGAAGCACTGACATGTTTGTGGTACTGTGATTAGTGTAAACCAATACTGTGACCAGTAAGTATAACCAGCCAATCACCTCTTCGTATACCAGGAAGTAGAATCAGCCAATCTCTCACTGCTTTACAGTATGGCCCAATGACCCTTACATGCCAGGAAGTATAGTCAGCCTATCACCTCTTACATACTGCAACCAGGAAGCAGAACCAGCCAATCGCCTCTCAATTTACTGCAACCAGGAAGAAGAATCAGCCAATCATGACTTACCTCTCTACAGTGCTGTGGCCCTCCCAAGGCTCCTGCTGTGGCCTGTTGCATCGCTGCCATCTGCTGCATCCTCTGCTGTAGTAAATGGGCGTGGTTCGCTGCTACAGATGCTGCTGTTCCGGCAGCACCACCATGCTGCATTCCCCGATAACCTGCCATGGGGTTGGGGGGTCCCTGTCCAGGGAGTCCCCCTCCCCCCATCTTCTGCTGCTGTCCTCCTTGGTGGTCCGGGTTGGGGTCAAAGTGGCGAAGGGGTTTGGTGTTAGTGAAGGAGTATGGGGGTTCTTGGTGGGGTACAGTGCCACCACTGCCTGGTTTGGACATGGACGGGTGTTGTCCTAGCTGGGCGTTAGTCTGTAGCTGCTGTGTGTTCgactgttgctgttgttgttgttgttgttgttgcattagTAGCTTGAGGCTGCTGGGTTGACCTGCAGTCATGGCTTTGTAGAGCTGGCTAGACATATTGTTGTTTGGTCCTGACCCATTCTGGGTGCTGTATGGATGTGGATGTTGGGTTTGGGGTTGGTTCTGGGGTTGAGGTTGAGGCTGGGGTTGAAGCAAAGGACTAACATGGGGCTTGTCCGTCCTGTAGGGGGGCGAGGGCCTTGTGGCGCCCGATGTCGGTGCAACTCCGCTGGGCATGTAGTTGGCCTGGGACCCCTGGATGTTGGATGAAGTGCTGGATGTGGTGGTCGTTCCTCCAGGTAGGAGGGTACTCTGTGGGCTGAAGGGGGGTTGGGCGATAGCCGGACTACCAAGCTTCTCTGGGTGGTAGGGTGGTGAAGGACCAGCGGATGGGAGACTCAGCGATCCCTGGGGGCTCTGGATGCTTCCAGCCGGGCTGAATGGTTGCTGGTGGAGTGGGGAGGAGTTGGGGAGGTTGGACAGTTTCTGGCCGCCCCAGGGTGAGCCTTgctgggatagaggagggatagaggccTGGGTCTGGTTCTGGGACTGGTTCTGCTGGATAGGGGTGTTAGAAGAAAGGTGTTTGTTGGAGTTGGACGCCATTTGCTGGAGCTGTTGGGCTCGCGATACTTCGTGCCACGTGGAACCGGGTCGAGACGAAAGGGCGGCTGAGAGCATTGGAGAACGAGCTTGATTCTGGGATGaagaggagtgatgaggagaggcCGATAGGGGTGAGGGGACTGGTTTGGAGGGGTGGGGGATGGAGTAGGGAGCTCCAGCCGGACTCGGGCCTACTTGGGGAGACCCGGCCTGGGGAAAGCCTGGGGAACGGGTGAGGTGGCTCTCCAGGTGAGAGGTGGGTCTCTGGGGGGAGCGTTTGGGCGAGTGTGGGTGGATATACCCCGGCCCATGCCCTTGATTCTGATTCTGCTCCTCTTTATTCCCCAGTATCTTGTCAAGATCCAACTCCGTCAACGACGGATCCGGGTTCTTAGTCAGTTCATCCAGAATATCTTGCAGCTCCTGCTCAACCGATGGGGCCGACGAGGAGCTTCCATTGGGGTGAAAATGTCCTCCACCAACACCCGCAGACCCTGGACTCGCCTTAGGGGGCATTGAGTAAAGCGACCCCAGCCCGGGGTTACCGTTCCCCAGCCTGTTACCTTGCAGTGATCCCTGACTTCCAGGACCCCCGTGACTTCCAGAACTCTGTCCTCTAGAGTAAGGACTCTGCTGGAAGCTGCTACCCATGGAGAGGGTCACATCCTCCAGGCAGAGTCGCTTGGCGGGCACCCCGGGACCCTGGGTCATGGAGGTACCGTAGGAGGTACCGTTCAGACCAAGACCTGGGCCGTTACCGGGCCCTTGGCCCTGCCGTAAACCTCCCTGGTAGGCCCCCTCGGTCGCAGTCAGCCTCCTCTTCAGTGATCCAGACAgctggagggaaaagagagaaggtGAGTAACACATAGAATTACCAAACAGAATGACAACCAGCACCATCAGACACCACCAAACAGAATGACAACCAGCACCATCAGACACCACCAAACAGAATGACAACCAGCACCATCAGACACCACCAAACAGAATGACTACCAGAACCATCAGACACCACCAAACAGAATGACAACCAGCACCATCAGACACCACCAAACAGAATGACTATCAGCACCATCAGACACCACCAAACAGAATGACTACCAGCACCATCAGACACCACCAAACAGAATGACAACCAGCACCATCAGACACCACCAAACAGAATGACTACCAGCACCATCAGACACCACCAAACAGAATGACTACCAGCACCATCAGACACCACCAAACAGAATGACTATCAGCACCATCAGACACCACCAAACAGAATGACTATCAGCACCATCAGACACCACCAAACAGAATGACAACCAGCACCATCAGGCACCACCAAACAGAATGACTATCAGCACCATCAGACACCACCAAACAGAATGACTATCAGCACCATCAGACAGCACCAAACAGAATGACTATCAGCACCATCAGACACCACCAAACAGAATGACTACCAGCACCATCAGGCACCACCAAACAGAATGACTGTTACAAGAGAGTACCAGCACAGTGAGACACTCGATGACAAACACATTCTATAAACTCATGTAGTCTATAGAAGATCAAAGGCATAACATTAATAATTTCTATTGTCAACATTGTAGCTTTCTATTGTCAACATTGTAGCTTTCTATTGTCAATAAAGCTTTCTATTTTAAACATTGTACCTTTCTATAGTCTCAACATATGATACAGTCTATCATGGTCTTCCCACTCGGTGTCTGGCAGGTCTATAGGGATATCAGGGCTCTGGTATATAGCTAACCCAccagtcaccacacacacacacacacacacacacacacacacacacacacacacacacacacacacacacacacacacacacacacacacacacacacacacacacacacacacacacacacacacacacacacacacacacagtgctgtcTTATTAGTGTTTCTGTTCTTTCATCCCTGCAGCTGCATCCACACTGGTGCCAGAAGTGGGATCCGTAggctcttttgtgtgtgtgtgtgtgtgtgtgtgccaggagTGGGATAAGAAGGATCACTGACTGAGAAGACTGTTTCTATTACCACTGACGGGTCAATGtcacccccccccctcacccCAAGAGCCCCAGGAGCAACCCGAGTAGGATTAAGACACCCCCCATCCCCAAATTCTCTGGAACCCCCTGTAAACTTCAAACTCTAAAGCCCCTCATTGGGATTCTATGCTATtcaaagagagatgcagaggtaGAGGATGCTTTCATCTAATTCCATAGTTAGATAACAGTCTTTTAGTTGTGGTGGCTGGAACTTTGAAGTAAGCTGCTTTGTTTTTGATGACATGGTTTCTAGAATGTAGTCTAAAAGGGCGTGTCAGAAGGGATCCAAGTGGTCTGGAGCATTCTAAGAGCGTTGCATTCTTCTGATGTTTGCAGTGATCATCAACATTCCTAAAGAGCTCTTCAGCCAAAAGACTAATGAAGGTTGAATCACTGGATGATGCCAaagaagagaaatggagagacagagatataaagatagagagacagggtgagagagggcatttctcctttgacaaaataatccatctacctgacagatgtggcatatcaagaagcatgACCTTTACATGATCATTATATATATCCAactaagtacattagagtgtctagtttgagaaacagacgcctcacaagtcctcaaatggcagcttcattaaatgtccccgcaaaacaccagtctcaacgtcaacaatgaagaggcgactccaggatgctgaccttctaggcagagttgcaaagaaaaagtcatatctcagactggcctataaaaataaaagattaagatgggcaaaagaacacagacactggacagaggaactctgcctagaaggccagcatcccagagtcacctcttcacttgtgaggtgtctgtttctcaaactagacactctaatgtacttgtcctcttgctcagttgtgcaccggggcctcccactcctctttctattctggttagagtcagtttgctctgttctgtgaagggagtagtacacagcgttgtacgagatcttcaatttattggcaatttctcacatggggaatagccttcatttctcagaacaaaaatagactgacgagtttcagaagaaagtactttgtttctggccattttgagcctgtaagcaaacccacaaattctgatgctccagatactcaaatagtctaaagaaggccagttttattgcttcttaatcagaacaacagttttcatctgtgctaacataattacaaaagggttttctaattatccattagccttttaaaatgataaacttggattagctaacacaacgtgccattggaacacaggagtgatagttgctgataatgggcctctgtacacctatgttgATACTCCATTAAAAATCATCCatttccagctgcaatagtcatttacaacattaactatgTCTACACTATTTACACTATTCAattaaatgttattttaatggacaatgtgtttttctttcaaaaacaagg is a window from the Oncorhynchus keta strain PuntledgeMale-10-30-2019 chromosome 35, Oket_V2, whole genome shotgun sequence genome containing:
- the LOC118378788 gene encoding mastermind-like domain-containing protein 1, encoding MTASVGGDNLSGSLKRRLTATEGAYQGGLRQGQGPGNGPGLGLNGTSYGTSMTQGPGVPAKRLCLEDVTLSMGSSFQQSPYSRGQSSGSHGGPGSQGSLQGNRLGNGNPGLGSLYSMPPKASPGSAGVGGGHFHPNGSSSSAPSVEQELQDILDELTKNPDPSLTELDLDKILGNKEEQNQNQGHGPGYIHPHSPKRSPQRPTSHLESHLTRSPGFPQAGSPQVGPSPAGAPYSIPHPSKPVPSPLSASPHHSSSSQNQARSPMLSAALSSRPGSTWHEVSRAQQLQQMASNSNKHLSSNTPIQQNQSQNQTQASIPPLSQQGSPWGGQKLSNLPNSSPLHQQPFSPAGSIQSPQGSLSLPSAGPSPPYHPEKLGSPAIAQPPFSPQSTLLPGGTTTTSSTSSNIQGSQANYMPSGVAPTSGATRPSPPYRTDKPHVSPLLQPQPQPQPQNQPQTQHPHPYSTQNGSGPNNNMSSQLYKAMTAGQPSSLKLLMQQQQQQQQQQSNTQQLQTNAQLGQHPSMSKPGSGGTVPHQEPPYSFTNTKPLRHFDPNPDHQGGQQQKMGGGGLPGQGPPNPMAGYRGMQHGGAAGTAASVAANHAHLLQQRMQQMAAMQQATAGALGGPQHCREEQIPGLQDPSVPRSTQTNYNNLLLIRRHLQQEQKRQMEQMTECQQGATFTGGGRPLPPDCVGGGGYPLGVPQLSHGGPLPSGPGHLSLPPGHPGHPGQPGPPGSLTQVGRPGGAFMGGPPGSKQPLYLPSQGGEFVGAGGMPMRQPQLAHGMMGMGGPAGPPRPGMQQQVSRMGMTIGGLGPGSGPGSGSGHPQHLRQALHHSGGGAPLPRMMFTAQQTHQHQQTAMWPPQQQGGLVNSMQHRMPCSDGHMDPSANHQQLHGHIFPGGGGGANGSCNPNPNAQFTQQALRSGMPGGGGGNNFAPHQGPPSLPSNQGVGVPSLPRRLMQKLGVSTAGQPLPSMVHQGLQPGMRPRGPLSALAGMKPIPPGMIHHPGHGMAPPSYPASGAVVAKHPHQHPHPHGPGYGPGQGNPGHKLPPYEYTQRGQSNGGMGGRPGGGGGGEVDFIDTLVGSNEDWLNNLTMIDEYLEQNS